The Pirellulales bacterium genomic sequence ATCGGCGAGCGACTTCTGGGCCTGACTAAACGCCGCAGCGGCCTCGGTCAGCTTGCCGTTCTTGTAAAGCGACTCGCTTCTGTTGAGCGCGGCCTCTGCGGAACGGAACTTCTCGGTTTGTTCGCCCGTCGGCGCGGCAGCGCACCGGCTGGCGAAACAACCGCCAGCGACGAGGACCGCCGCCGTCAAAGCACCAAGTCCTCTTATCCTTCCGGCGAGCATGGCTCGAAACCTCATTCACTGATTGCCGGGGAATAGAGCCGCGGCCGAGCGACGTCGGCGCGCAACCCCAGCGTGGCTCCCATTATAGGAACTTCGCGACAAGAATCGCAACTTATTCCCCGGCCGATTTCACGCCAGGTCGGCCGTGCAGTGGGCGCATTTGCGGGCTTTCACGGGGATGTTCGAGCAGCACATCGGGCATTCCTTCATCGGCGGACCTGAGGGAGGCTCCGGCTTCTTCACCACGCTGCCGACGAGCTTCACGATGACGAGAAAAACGGCCGCGGCGATGATCAGGAAATTGACCAGTTCGCCAAGAAAGCTTCCGATTTTGATGCCCCACACCTTCCAGCCTAGATAGCCGGCTTCATTCGGAACGATATGGCCGACAATCGGCATGATGATATCTTTGACGAGCGAATTCACCACGCCGCCAAACGCCCCGCCGATCACCACGGCCAGCGCCAAGTCGATCATATTGCCCTTAAAGGCAAATGCCTTGAATTCATCCCAAAGTTTCATAGATCGGTTTCTCCATTGATGCGCAGGCTCACGACCACTCGCAATTCGCCTCACCCCGGCCCTCTCCCAGAGGGAGAGGGAGACGCATTGCCGGCAAGTGAAGCGAAGGCCATCCTATCGGTCACTCGTGGCGACAGCAAGGCGAATGCGGGTCGGCTCGCGCGGCGGAAACCCTGACGGGCCGGGAGGTTTCGGCGCGACGTGCGATCTTCGCGGCGGCGGGCTTTCCTTGCCGCGCGGTCTCGGTTATTATCCGGCCCCTTT encodes the following:
- the mscL gene encoding large conductance mechanosensitive channel protein MscL, whose protein sequence is MKLWDEFKAFAFKGNMIDLALAVVIGGAFGGVVNSLVKDIIMPIVGHIVPNEAGYLGWKVWGIKIGSFLGELVNFLIIAAAVFLVIVKLVGSVVKKPEPPSGPPMKECPMCCSNIPVKARKCAHCTADLA